In the Priestia aryabhattai genome, TAGGAGACGAAGCATTGACTCGAATTGGTGGTTATACCCCTAAAGTCAAGCCTGAAAATATTGTGATTATTGGAGCACGTTCTTTAGATGAAGGGGAAAAAGAGCTAATAAAGGAAAAAGGGATTAAAGTGTATACGATGCATGAGATAGATCGAATGGGTATGACAAAAGTAATGGAAGAAATAATTTTATATTTGCGTGATAAAACAGATGGCGTTCATCTATCACTCGATTTAGATGGACTGGATCCACATGATGCACCTGGAGTAGGAACGCCAGTTATCGGTGGAATAAGCTACAGAGAAAGTCATTTAGCTATGGAGATGTTGGCAGAATCTCAGCTAATCACTTCTGCCGAGTTTGTGGAAGTTAATCCTATTTTAGATGAACGGAATAAAACAGCTACCGTAGCTGTTGCATTAATGGGCTCACTTTTAGGAGAAAAATTAGTATAAAACATTAGTACCTACAAAAAGGTACATGAAATATATGTAAAGATAAAAAAAGAAGCTCTTAGTTCGGATTCGAGAGCTTCTTTATATGGAGAAAAACTTTTCATATTCATTTAATAAACCATCTAGCTCTGAGCTTACTCTCACCACTGTTAGTGATGATAAAGGATTTTCTGCTGCGAGAGTGACCATGTTATTTCTACATTCTTCAATTTGATTCAAAAGGTTTTCTTTTGTATGAGTCAAGCTTTCCACTCCTCTTCTTTTCATCTATACTAATTACATAACCTACGTACGATCTTTTTAAACGTATTTGACAAATTTTTGTTAAAATAATTAAGCATAAGTGAAACTTTATGATAAAGTACACGTATATATACTATCCCGCAATGGGCGGAGGTAACCGTTACATGGATTTATTATTAAAAAGAAAAATAAAAAAAGTAAAAAAAGGTGACCAAGATGCGTTTGCTGACATAGTAGAATATCACAAGGATAAACTTTTTCATCTATGTTATCGAATGCTGGGAAACCGGGAAGAAGCGCAAGACGCTGCACAAGAAGCGTTTATTCGAGCCTATGTAAATATTCATAGTTATGACACAAGTAAAAAGTTTTCCACCTGGTTATATCGAATTGCTACAAATCTTTGTATTGATCGAATTCGTAAAAAAAAGCCAGACTATTATTTAGATGCAGAAGTAGCCGGGACCGACGGGTTAAATATGTACTCTCAAATAGCTGCCGATCAGGCCTTACCAGAGGAAGAGCTAGAGCAAGTAGAATTGCAAGAATTCATTCAGTCGGAAATATTAAAGCTACCTGAGAAATATCGAACTGTCATTGTCCTAAAATATATAGATGAGCTGTCGTTAAAAGAAATCAGCGATATTTTAGACCTGCCTCTTGGTACGGTAAAGACTAGAATTCACAGAGGACGTGAAGCTTTAAGAAATCGACTTCGCCACTTGTAAGGAGTGAACTAAGAATGAAATGTCCAAAAATGTATGTAAACCTCATTCATGAGCATTTAGATGGAGATATTACAAAAGAAAATGAACTGTTATTAAAAGAGCATTTGCATCAATGCAAAGGTTGTCAGCAGCATATGCATCAGTTAAAGAGAACCATTGCATTTGTGCAAAGCACTTCTCATATAGAATTACCTATGAACTTTACTGCAGGTGTTATGGCCGGTTTACCACGTGAGAAGAATCGAATTCGAATGAATAGATGGTTTACAAACCATCCGATTCTTAGTGCAGCTGCTGTATTTGTGCTGTTAATGTCCGGCACGGTGTTTTCAGCTTGGGAAACGGATGAAGACTTTTCTGTTTCAAAGCAGCCGAACCTGGTCATTCACGATAAAACAGTCGTTGTACCAAAAGGTGAGACCGTCAAAGGTGATATTACTGTGAGAAATGGCGATATTAAAATTGAAGGAAAAGTAGATGGAAACGTTACTGTTATACATGGTGATAAGTACCTAGCTTCTGCAGGAGAAGTGACAGGCAATATTGAAGAGTTAGACAAGATTTTTGACTGGGTATGGTATAACGTCAAAACTCATGCCAAACAAGCTGTTGACTTTTAATAGTTGAAACATAAAACCGTCCGCTTATCTTGTTAGAGAGGAGCAGTGGGCGGTTTTATTTATAAAAAGAAGGCTACATTGTATATAGGAACAAGGATTTAAAAATAAGATGTAATTTACAGTGTAATTTTGTTTTATGGTATAATAAAACGGTTATGTTATCTTTATTACATATATAGAGGAAGTGAGAAGATGCCTATTGGAGACCTGCCAATCCTCTCATATTTAGGAAAAATTGTTGATGTTCTCCTGGTATGGTTCGTCATATATAAATTAATTATGGTCATAAGAGGTACAAAAGCAGTACAGCTTTTAAAAGGAATCACGGTGATTTTAGTTGTCCGCTTTATAAGTAACTTCCTTGGACTAAATACGCTGCAATGGTTAATGGACCAAGCGTTAACGTATGGGTTTTTAGCTATCATTATTATCTTCCAGCCAGAGCTGCGCCGAGCGCTTGAACAGCTTGGGAGAGGACGTTTGTTTTCACGCAGTAATTTGCCTGAAGAAGATGAACGTACCGTTACGATTGAGGCTATTATAAAAGCAACGCATTATATGGCTAAAAGACGCATAGGTGCATTGATCTCAATCGAAAGAGAGACGGGTATGGGTGATTATATTGAAACCGGTATACCGCTCAACTCTAATGTTTCTTCTGAATTATTAATCAACTTATTTATACCGAATACACCCCTTCATGATGGAGCGGTTATTTTACAGCGGAATCAAGTAGCCGCTGCAGCATGTTACTTACCTTTATCTGAAAGTCCTTTTATTTCAAAAGAATTAGGTACTCGCCATCGTGCTGCTGTAGGAATAAGTGAAGTAACAGATAGTGTGACTGTCATTGTATCTGAAGAAACTGGAGGCATTTCCGTTACCAAAAATGGTGAATTGTATCGTGAATTGACAATTGATACATTGAGAGAAATGCTAGAAAAAGAATTAGTCACAACTTCTAAAGCAACTTCTTCCACTCGTTGGCAATGGAGGTCGAAGAAGAATGGATAAATTGATGAATCGATCGTGGGTTATGAAAATTATCGCGTTGCTGTTAGCTTTCATGTTATATTTATCTGTTAATTTAGATGATGGTGCCAGTTCATCAAATAAGATTCTGAACCGAAGCAGTTCTGCCAACACTGGAGTAGAAACATTAACAGATGTTCCGGTTCAAGTATCCTACAATGAGAAGAACAGAATTGTAAGAGGTGTTCCGGATACGGTTATTATGACACTGGAAGGTCCTAAAAATATTTTGGCTCAAACAAAGCTACAAAAAGATTATCAAGCTTATATTGACCTTGATAATTTAAGCTTAGGCCAGCATAGAGTCAAGGTTCAGTATCGAAATATCTCTGATAATTTAAACGTAGTGGTTAAGCCTGATATTGTAAACGTAACAATTGAAGAACGCGATTCAAAACAGTTTTCAGTAGAGGCAAGTTATGATAAAAACAAAGTCAAGAATGGATATGAAGCAGGGGAAGCAACCGTTAGTCCAAGAGCTGTCACGGTAACGGGCGCATCAAGTCAATTAGATCAAGTTGCTTATGTGAAAGCCATTATTGATCTAGATAATGCTTCAAAAACAGTGACGAAACAAGCAACTGTTGTCGCACTAGATAAGAATTTAAATAAATTGAATGTAACAGTTCAACCAGAAACGGTCAATGTAACGATCCCAGTGAAAAATATTAGTAAAAAAGTGCCGATCGATGTGATTCAAGAAGGCACGCCAGGTGACGGTGTCAACATTACGAAGCTAGAGCCTAAAACAGATGCAGTGAAAATTATCGGTCCATCTGATTCTTTAGAAAAAATCAATAAAATTGATAATATTCCAGTCGATGTTACCGGTATTACAAAATCTAAAGATATTAAGGTGAACGTCCCTGTCCCAGACGGAATAGATAGTGTAAGTCCTAAACAAATTACCGTTCATGTGGAAGTAGACGAACAAGGTGATGAGAAAGACGCAGAAGAAGCGGACGCAAGTGCAGCTGAGACTAAGTCATTTAAGAATTTACCGGTTTCTTTAACTGGTCAATCCTCAAAGTACACGTATGAACTGCTTTCTCCTACTTCAGTAGATGCAGATGTAAAAGGACCAAAACCTGATTTAGATAAGTTGACGAAAGGCGGCATTAGCTTGTCAGCGAATGTAGGGAATTTATCTGCAGGGGAGCACACGGTTCCTATTATAATAAATAGTCCCGACTCTGTTACATCAACCCTATCGACTAAACAGGCAAAAGTTCGTGTAACAGCGAAAAAACAATCAGGGACAAATGATGAGCAAACAGATAAAGAAACAAGTGGAAGCACGAGCGATAAAGAAACAAAGCCAGACACGGGAACTGGATCAGGAACAAATCCTGAGACGGGAAATTCAGGTGATTCAACTGATAAACCAAACGAAGAGACTGACACACCTGAAGACAATACAGATACACCAACAGATAGTACAGAAACTGGTGACGACAGTAGTAATCAAAGTGATGAAAATTCTACACCCGTAGATGGACAGACAGATAATACATCAGGAAACTAAATGTTTTGACATGAAGGAGAGAAAATTAATGGGTAAGTATTTTGGAACAGACGGAGTACGAGGAGTTGCCAATAGTGAATTAACTCCTGAGCTTGCTTTTAAAATTGGACGCTTAGGTGGTTACGTTCTAACAAAAGATGCAGAGCGACCAAAAGTATTAATCGGACGCGATACACGCGTTTCTGGTCATATGTTAGAAGGAGCGCTTGTTGCAGGCTTGCTTTCAATTGGTGCAGAAGTTATGCGATTAGGCGTTATTTCAACTCCAGGGGTAGCGTATTTAACAAAAGCACTTGGCGCACAAGCAGGAGTCATGATCTCTGCTTCACATAACCCGGTTCAGGATAACGGAATTAAATTCTTTGGTCCAGATGGATTTAAACTGTCAGATGCACAAGAGAATGAAATTGAAGCGTTAATGGATAGTGAAACAGATCAATTACCAAGACCTGTTGGAGGAGATTTAGGTCAGGTAAATGACTACTTCGAAGGTGGACAAAAATATCTTCAATACTTAAAACAAACGGTTGATGAAGACTTCTCAGGTATTCATGTTGCATTAGACTGTGCGCACGGGGCAACGTCATCTTTAGCAGCACATTTATTTGCAGATTTAGATGCGGATATCTCTACAATGGGGGCATCACCAAACGGATTAAACATCAATGACGGTGTAGGATCTACACATCCGGAAGCATTAAGTGCCTTCTTAAAAGAAAAAGGAGCGGATGTTGGGTTAGCATTTGATGGAGACGGAGATCGTTTAATCGCAATCGATGAAAAAGGCGAGATTGTAGACGGTGATCAAATCATGTTCATTTGTGCAAAATACTTGTATGAACAAGGACGTTTAAAGAAAAACACGCTTGTTTCTACCGTTATGAGTAACTTAGGCTTCTATAAAGCACTAGAAGCTAGCGGGATTGAAAGTGCACAAACTGGTGTAGGCGACCGTTATGTAGTAGAAGAAATGAAAGCTAATCAATATAACCTAGGTGGAGAACAGTCAGGTCATATTATTTTCTTAGATTACAACACAACAGGTGACGGTATGCTTTCAGCTATTCAGCTTGTAAACATTATGCAAGCAACGAAAAAGCCTTTATCAGAATTAGCAGCTGAAATGAAGAAATATCCTCAGCTTCTTGTAAATGTAAAAGTAACGGATAAGCATCATGTTACAGATAATGAGAAGGTAAAAGTGGTTATTGAAGAAGTGGAAAAAGAAATGAACGGTAATGGTCGAGTACTTGTACGTCCTTCAGGAACAGAGCCGTTAGTACGTGTTATGGTTGAAGCACAAACACAAGAAGAATGTGAGACTTATGTAACGCGTATCGTAGAAGTAGTAAAAGAAGAAATGGGCTTAGAGTAATTCATTAATTATATGCATAAGCGGTGACGTTTCAAGCTGCTTATGCATATTTTTATATTGTTGAGAAAAATTCTTGGAAATTATCTGATGCCAAAGGCTGTTTTTACAGATAATAAAGAAGATAATTGACGTTTTCTCACTTCTTATTGTAATATTAAATCTGTTCGTCTCTTAATTTATGTAAAGGAGTGAACAATCTATTTTAAAAGTGAATACAAAGCGCCTGAACTAAGTAAAGGGACGGAAACGACTTAGTTGACGAGGAGGAGGTTTATCGAAGTATCGGCGGATGCCTCCCGGTTGTTGATTATCACGGCCGAAAACTTGATGTGAAAAACAATGAGGTGACTTATTGGACAAAAACATTGAGATGATAATCATTGATGATGAAAAGAGTCTCTCTTTTCATACATGAAGGAGGATTTTATCTATGTGCGGAATTGTAGGATATATTGGAACAGAAGATTCGAAAGAAATTTTATTACGTGGTCTTGAAAAGTTAGAATATCGTGGCTATGACTCAGCAGGTATTGCAGTTGTTAACAATGAAGGCGTACACGTATTCAAAGAAAAAGGCCGTATTGCAGAATTGCGTCAAGCAGTAGATAACAGTATTGTAGCACCAGCAGGTATCGGTCATACGCGTTGGGCAACTCATGGTGTACCAAGCCAAGAAAATGCTCACCCGCATCAAAGTACATCTGGACGCTTCACACTTGTGCATAACGGTGTAATTGAAAACTACGCTATTTTGAAACGTGAATATTTACAAGATGTAACGTTCAAAAGCGAAACAGATACAGAAGTAATCGTTCAGTTAATTGAAAAAATCGCAGCAGAAGGCTTAGATGTAGAAGAAGCGTTCCGTAAGACAGTAAGCTTGCTTCACGGTTCTTATGCACTAGCTCTTGTTGATAACGAAGATAAAAACACAATCTACGTAGCTAAAAATAAAAGCCCGCTTCTTGTAGGTGTTGGCGAAGGATTTAACGTTGTAGCGAGCGATGCTATGGCAATGCTTCAAGTAACAGATCAATACGTAGAATTAATGGATAAAGAAACAGTAATTGTTACAAAAGCAGGCGTAACAATTAAAACGCTTGATGGTGAAGTGGTAGAAAGAGCACCTTATACAGCAGAGCTTGATGCAAGTGATATTGAAAAAGGTACGTACCCTCACTATATGTTAAAAGAAATTGACGAGCAGCCTTTAGTTGTTCGTAAAATCATTCAAGAATATCAAAATGAGAACAATGAACTGCACATTGATGCAGACATTTTAGGAGCAATGGATGAAGCAGACCGCATCTATATCGTAGCATGTGGAACAAGCTATCATGCAGGCTTAGTAGGTAAACAATTCATTGAAACGTGGGCGAAGGTTCCAGTAGAAGTGCACGTAGCAAGTGAATTCTCTTACAACATGCCGCTTTTATCTGAAAAGCCATTGTTTATCTTTATCTCTCAAAGTGGAGAAACAGCTGACAGCCGTGCAGTATTAGTTCAGATCAAAGAACTAGGTTACAAAGCGTTAACAATCACAAACGTTCCGGGGTCAACATTATCTCGTGAATCTGATTATACGTTATTACTTCATGCAGGTCCGGAAATTGCTGTAGCATCAACAAAAGCTTATACAGCTCAATTAGCAGTACTATCAATTCTAGCGGCTGTAACAGCAAAGGCGCGCGGAATTGAATTAGAATTTGATTTAGTTCAAGAGTTAGCAATCGTAGCAAACACCATGGAAGTACTTTGCGACGACAAAGAGGAAATGGAAAGCATTGCTCTTCAATTCTTAGCAACAACTCGCAACGCATTCTTTATTGGACGTTCTGTAGATTATTATGTAGGTTTAGAAGGTGCGTTAAAACTAAAAGAAATCTCTTACATCCAAGCAGAAGGATTTGCTGGAGGAGAGCTTAAGCACGGAACAATTGCTTTAATTGAAAACAATACGCCAATTATTGCATTAGCAACACAAGAGCATGTAAACTTAAGCATCCGTGGTAACGTAAAAGAAGTAGTAGCACGTGGAGCTAATCCTTGTATCATCTCAATGAAAGGATTAGAAACGGAAGAAGATCGCTATGTGATTCCGAAAGTTCACGAAACACTTTCACCACTAGCAGCGGTTATTCCTTTACAATTAATCTCTTACTACGCTGCATTGCACCGCGATTGCGATGTAGATAAACCACGTAACTTAGCAAAATCGGTTACTGTAGAATAATAAGGTTCTAGACACCCTTCTATTACAGAAGGGTGTTTTTGTATGTCCAAGAAAAAGAATAAATCGCTGTTTTTGTACATACGTCTTATTGAGCTAAAAATGTGTTTGCTTGTTCCATTTATTTTATATAATAGAATAGGTGAATGAACGAACTTTGGCTAGTTTAAAAAGGATGTGAAAAACATTAGTGGAGTGGCTCAAAGTATAAAGTACGCGTTGCGAGGCATCTTTTTTGTCTTGTATTTTCCCTTTTATTTTGTATTTCAAGTTTTGTGTAAAATATGGATATATTTAATCGCTAAGCCCCTCATATGGATAGGAAAAAGAATCATTCAACCTGTCATTTATTTCATTTGGATATACATTATACGTTTTCTGTTCGTTTATCCTATTTCTTGGCTATGGAATACCATAATACCTTTTATTCTCTTCGTTTGGAAACGATTCTTTTTGCCTATAACTAGATTTATATGGAGGTATGTTGTATACCCTATTTTGTATCTAGTTTGTTACCCTTGTTATCTGTTTTGGAAATACCTTGTGCTGCCTTCTTACAATGAAATTGTTCTCCCTGTGATTTTATTCTGTCAGCGTATCTTTCTCTGGTTCTGGAAGGGAGTTAAGTGGATCGCAATTCATATGATCTACTATCCTTTACGCTGGTTTTGGATGACATTTATATATAAACCGCTTAAAAAAGTGTATACAAAAATAATTCGGCCTGTTATCAAATGGTTTTCTCATTTATTTAGTTAATGAAATATACCAAAAGATTGCTTTTCTTTTTTAGGTATTAAACTCGAAAGATAAGAGGGAATTGATGTATAATAAAAACGGATATATCATTGCCTATTTATTTTATTAGATTCAATTTTGAAAGAGAGTGAAACAATATGGGCCGTAAGTGGAACAATATTAAAGAAAAGAAAGCGTCAAAAGATGCTAATACAAGTCGTATATATGCCAAGTTTGGCCGTGAGATTTATGTGGCTGCGAAACAAGGCGAGCCAGATCCAGAATCAAACCAAGCGTTAAAAGTTGTATTAGAACGCGCGAAAACATACAATGTGCCAAAAGCAATTATTGACCGTGCGATTGAAAAAGCAAAAGGCGGATCAGAAGAAAATTACGATAATCTTCGTTACGAAGGTTTTGGACCAAACGGATCAATGGTTATCGTGGATGCTCTTACGAATAACGTAAACAGAACGGCTTCAGACGTGCGTGCTGCTTTTGGTAAAAACGGCGGTAATATGGGAGTAAGCGGATCAGTAGCGTACATGTTTGATCCAACAGCTGTTATTGGTGTAGAAGGTAAGAATGAAGAAGAAGCACTTGAATTGTTAATGGAAGCAGATGTAGACGTGCGTGACATTTTAGAAGAAGAAGATTCTGTTATTGTTTATGCTGATCCAGATCAATTCCATGCGGTACAAAAAGCGTTCAACGATGCTGGTATCACGGAATTTACAGTAGCTGAACAAACGATGCTTGCTCAAAATGATGTAACTCTTCCTGAAGATGCACAAACTCAGTTTGAAAAAATGATTGATGCATTAGAGGACTTAGAAGATGTGCAGCAAGTATATCACAACGTTGATTTAGGATAATAGTGAACGAGGCAGGCCTATCAAAAGGGTCTGTCTTTTTTTATAGGACCTGCGAAAAGCATCTATTGACCCTTTCCCTTCGATTGGAATATGGTAAGATAATGAATTAAGTATAGAAAATATTAGAATTTTATAAGAAATAAATGGAGGGAAAGCAGTTGAAAAAATTAATGGTGGGGATGGCATTAACAGCTACTCTTGCAACGGCTATAACGCCTGGCTTTAGCTCAATTGGGGAAAATCAAGGTAAGGCATATGCAGCGACAGTTACATATAAAGTAACGGCAAGCAAGCTAAATGTGAGAAGCGGAGCGGGAACGACTTACGGGATTATCGGCAGCGTAGTGAAAGATCAAACGCTATCTGTGGTGAGCAAAAACGGAAGCTGGTACAAAATTAACTACAACGGCCGCACAGGCTACGTAAGCAGCGATTATGTACAAGCATCAGGAGCAACTCCACCAGCAGAAAGCACAACCTACATAGTAACGGCAAGCAAGCTGAACGTAAGAAGCGGAGCAGGTACCAACTATGCAGCTATTGGAAGTGTGACCAAAGGCCAGAAGCTGTCCGTGGTGAGCAAAAGCGGAAGCTGGTACAAAATTAACTACAACGGCCGCACAGGCTATGTAAGCAGTGACTATGTACAGGCTTCAGCTACAGCATCTCCAAAGCTCGTAGTCGATTCTTTTAAAACGTTAGGTAACGCTCAGCAAGTTATCTTGGTTACAGCAGATAACTACGAT is a window encoding:
- the cdaA gene encoding diadenylate cyclase CdaA, whose amino-acid sequence is MPIGDLPILSYLGKIVDVLLVWFVIYKLIMVIRGTKAVQLLKGITVILVVRFISNFLGLNTLQWLMDQALTYGFLAIIIIFQPELRRALEQLGRGRLFSRSNLPEEDERTVTIEAIIKATHYMAKRRIGALISIERETGMGDYIETGIPLNSNVSSELLINLFIPNTPLHDGAVILQRNQVAAAACYLPLSESPFISKELGTRHRAAVGISEVTDSVTVIVSEETGGISVTKNGELYRELTIDTLREMLEKELVTTSKATSSTRWQWRSKKNG
- the glmS gene encoding glutamine--fructose-6-phosphate transaminase (isomerizing), which translates into the protein MCGIVGYIGTEDSKEILLRGLEKLEYRGYDSAGIAVVNNEGVHVFKEKGRIAELRQAVDNSIVAPAGIGHTRWATHGVPSQENAHPHQSTSGRFTLVHNGVIENYAILKREYLQDVTFKSETDTEVIVQLIEKIAAEGLDVEEAFRKTVSLLHGSYALALVDNEDKNTIYVAKNKSPLLVGVGEGFNVVASDAMAMLQVTDQYVELMDKETVIVTKAGVTIKTLDGEVVERAPYTAELDASDIEKGTYPHYMLKEIDEQPLVVRKIIQEYQNENNELHIDADILGAMDEADRIYIVACGTSYHAGLVGKQFIETWAKVPVEVHVASEFSYNMPLLSEKPLFIFISQSGETADSRAVLVQIKELGYKALTITNVPGSTLSRESDYTLLLHAGPEIAVASTKAYTAQLAVLSILAAVTAKARGIELEFDLVQELAIVANTMEVLCDDKEEMESIALQFLATTRNAFFIGRSVDYYVGLEGALKLKEISYIQAEGFAGGELKHGTIALIENNTPIIALATQEHVNLSIRGNVKEVVARGANPCIISMKGLETEEDRYVIPKVHETLSPLAAVIPLQLISYYAALHRDCDVDKPRNLAKSVTVE
- a CDS encoding YebC/PmpR family DNA-binding transcriptional regulator gives rise to the protein MGRKWNNIKEKKASKDANTSRIYAKFGREIYVAAKQGEPDPESNQALKVVLERAKTYNVPKAIIDRAIEKAKGGSEENYDNLRYEGFGPNGSMVIVDALTNNVNRTASDVRAAFGKNGGNMGVSGSVAYMFDPTAVIGVEGKNEEEALELLMEADVDVRDILEEEDSVIVYADPDQFHAVQKAFNDAGITEFTVAEQTMLAQNDVTLPEDAQTQFEKMIDALEDLEDVQQVYHNVDLG
- a CDS encoding SH3 domain-containing protein produces the protein MKKLMVGMALTATLATAITPGFSSIGENQGKAYAATVTYKVTASKLNVRSGAGTTYGIIGSVVKDQTLSVVSKNGSWYKINYNGRTGYVSSDYVQASGATPPAESTTYIVTASKLNVRSGAGTNYAAIGSVTKGQKLSVVSKSGSWYKINYNGRTGYVSSDYVQASATASPKLVVDSFKTLGNAQQVILVTADNYDTKSAKIQTFEKVDGNWKQVLTANGVLGQKGFALSKKEGDMESPTGKYTIGTAFGRYENPGTKLPYRKITSNDVWVDDSKSSLYNTWQQKPANGRWTSAENMDIPAYDYGFVINYNESRTPGKGSAIFFHVGTNYTAGCTATSKEQVVSILKWLNPEKNPVIIQSPVSELDKY
- a CDS encoding CdaR family protein, with product MDKLMNRSWVMKIIALLLAFMLYLSVNLDDGASSSNKILNRSSSANTGVETLTDVPVQVSYNEKNRIVRGVPDTVIMTLEGPKNILAQTKLQKDYQAYIDLDNLSLGQHRVKVQYRNISDNLNVVVKPDIVNVTIEERDSKQFSVEASYDKNKVKNGYEAGEATVSPRAVTVTGASSQLDQVAYVKAIIDLDNASKTVTKQATVVALDKNLNKLNVTVQPETVNVTIPVKNISKKVPIDVIQEGTPGDGVNITKLEPKTDAVKIIGPSDSLEKINKIDNIPVDVTGITKSKDIKVNVPVPDGIDSVSPKQITVHVEVDEQGDEKDAEEADASAAETKSFKNLPVSLTGQSSKYTYELLSPTSVDADVKGPKPDLDKLTKGGISLSANVGNLSAGEHTVPIIINSPDSVTSTLSTKQAKVRVTAKKQSGTNDEQTDKETSGSTSDKETKPDTGTGSGTNPETGNSGDSTDKPNEETDTPEDNTDTPTDSTETGDDSSNQSDENSTPVDGQTDNTSGN
- a CDS encoding anti-sigma factor family protein, with translation MKCPKMYVNLIHEHLDGDITKENELLLKEHLHQCKGCQQHMHQLKRTIAFVQSTSHIELPMNFTAGVMAGLPREKNRIRMNRWFTNHPILSAAAVFVLLMSGTVFSAWETDEDFSVSKQPNLVIHDKTVVVPKGETVKGDITVRNGDIKIEGKVDGNVTVIHGDKYLASAGEVTGNIEELDKIFDWVWYNVKTHAKQAVDF
- the rocF gene encoding arginase; the encoded protein is MNKLSIIGVPMDLGQTRRGVDMGPSAIRYAGVIERIENIGYSVEDKGNIEIALAERVHSDENTNLKNLKAVADASERLAQTVSDVITNKRFPLVLGGDHSIAIGTLAGVSRHYKNLGVIWYDAHGDLNTADTSPSGNIHGMPLAASIGIGDEALTRIGGYTPKVKPENIVIIGARSLDEGEKELIKEKGIKVYTMHEIDRMGMTKVMEEIILYLRDKTDGVHLSLDLDGLDPHDAPGVGTPVIGGISYRESHLAMEMLAESQLITSAEFVEVNPILDERNKTATVAVALMGSLLGEKLV
- the glmM gene encoding phosphoglucosamine mutase → MGKYFGTDGVRGVANSELTPELAFKIGRLGGYVLTKDAERPKVLIGRDTRVSGHMLEGALVAGLLSIGAEVMRLGVISTPGVAYLTKALGAQAGVMISASHNPVQDNGIKFFGPDGFKLSDAQENEIEALMDSETDQLPRPVGGDLGQVNDYFEGGQKYLQYLKQTVDEDFSGIHVALDCAHGATSSLAAHLFADLDADISTMGASPNGLNINDGVGSTHPEALSAFLKEKGADVGLAFDGDGDRLIAIDEKGEIVDGDQIMFICAKYLYEQGRLKKNTLVSTVMSNLGFYKALEASGIESAQTGVGDRYVVEEMKANQYNLGGEQSGHIIFLDYNTTGDGMLSAIQLVNIMQATKKPLSELAAEMKKYPQLLVNVKVTDKHHVTDNEKVKVVIEEVEKEMNGNGRVLVRPSGTEPLVRVMVEAQTQEECETYVTRIVEVVKEEMGLE
- the sigW gene encoding RNA polymerase sigma factor SigW, which codes for MDLLLKRKIKKVKKGDQDAFADIVEYHKDKLFHLCYRMLGNREEAQDAAQEAFIRAYVNIHSYDTSKKFSTWLYRIATNLCIDRIRKKKPDYYLDAEVAGTDGLNMYSQIAADQALPEEELEQVELQEFIQSEILKLPEKYRTVIVLKYIDELSLKEISDILDLPLGTVKTRIHRGREALRNRLRHL
- a CDS encoding aspartyl-phosphate phosphatase Spo0E family protein yields the protein MTHTKENLLNQIEECRNNMVTLAAENPLSSLTVVRVSSELDGLLNEYEKFFSI